A genome region from Deltaproteobacteria bacterium includes the following:
- a CDS encoding adenylate/guanylate cyclase domain-containing protein: MNFERATLDYRYKNFMPQRMPSKDIVFVDIDDQSLNSLNDRLGRWPWSREVTSNAIEYIEQGNPKIILMDILYSENDKKNPEKDDFLAKTISNYKNVSFALSFENFEGNKADRLPASQVPFSIDIKNYQPKSNNYFLSYTKPFSPLWESLSHVHVVNTTKDSDGLFRFAPLFFEYNSEVFPSLTFKAVSQFVNNPTYLIEDHRLLLFENDVIKYRIPLDDNFNLKLHFYPHKNLFKTIKFDKIYQDSLSVLQGEISDPEAHLKKLKEDFENKIVLIGGSATGLQDLKVTNIDKDFPGVLLHGTAISNILNNNYLKTIPVYSKYLIALLFMIVIYLSFIFLNNVIVKNIFPLLFMGGYIYFSLILFQNNEIDLPIATPLIFGFLSYGDGILYLTLVEAKQKKKIMGTLSKYLSPQVTSQLIEKGIDPTAEVGHKQELTILFSDIRGFTTLSETIKPEQVVEMLNFYLARMTDVVFNNQGTLDKFIGDAVMAFWGAPVDDSKHALNAVISALSMKFKLKEINKHFLSKYNMEFKIGIGVNTGNVIVGNIGSNKRLDYTVIGDNVNLASRLEGLTKNYGIEILIGEATFSSIKDSIFCRPIDWVLVKGKKEATSIYEPIVLKSKMTEKDQELYDTYSKGLGFYRSAKFHEAKICFEELIQKFQDPPSRVMLDRCCHLIENPPSHWTGVYTFSSK, translated from the coding sequence ATGAATTTTGAACGGGCGACATTGGATTATCGGTATAAGAATTTTATGCCCCAAAGAATGCCATCAAAGGACATCGTATTTGTTGATATTGACGATCAATCATTAAATTCACTCAATGATAGGTTAGGTCGTTGGCCTTGGAGTCGTGAAGTTACGAGCAATGCCATAGAATATATTGAACAAGGAAATCCAAAAATTATATTAATGGATATTTTATACTCAGAAAACGATAAGAAAAATCCTGAAAAGGATGATTTTTTAGCTAAGACTATTTCCAATTATAAAAATGTTTCATTTGCTCTCAGTTTCGAGAATTTTGAGGGCAATAAGGCGGATCGATTGCCCGCCAGTCAAGTGCCATTTTCAATTGATATAAAGAATTATCAACCGAAGTCCAATAATTATTTTTTGTCCTATACGAAACCATTTAGTCCTTTATGGGAAAGCCTTTCCCATGTTCATGTAGTCAATACAACAAAAGATTCAGATGGCCTATTTCGATTTGCTCCATTGTTTTTTGAGTACAATTCAGAAGTGTTCCCTTCATTGACTTTCAAAGCGGTATCTCAATTTGTAAACAACCCAACATACCTCATTGAAGATCATCGGCTATTGTTGTTTGAAAATGACGTGATAAAATATAGAATTCCTTTGGATGATAATTTTAATCTTAAATTGCATTTTTATCCTCATAAAAATTTATTTAAAACTATAAAATTCGATAAGATCTATCAAGACTCTTTAAGCGTGCTTCAGGGTGAGATTTCTGATCCTGAAGCCCATTTAAAAAAACTCAAAGAAGACTTTGAGAACAAAATTGTCCTTATCGGTGGCAGCGCTACGGGACTTCAGGATTTGAAGGTTACGAATATCGATAAAGATTTTCCGGGAGTATTATTACACGGGACGGCGATTTCAAATATTCTAAATAACAATTATTTAAAAACTATTCCGGTTTATTCTAAATATTTAATTGCCCTCTTATTTATGATTGTCATTTATCTTAGTTTTATCTTCCTAAACAATGTGATCGTAAAAAATATTTTTCCACTTTTGTTCATGGGTGGGTATATCTATTTTTCTTTAATCCTTTTCCAAAATAACGAGATAGATCTCCCCATAGCAACGCCTTTGATTTTTGGTTTCCTAAGTTATGGAGATGGGATACTTTATCTGACTTTAGTTGAGGCCAAGCAGAAGAAAAAAATCATGGGGACACTCTCAAAATACTTATCACCTCAGGTCACCTCACAATTAATTGAAAAAGGGATAGATCCAACGGCAGAGGTAGGGCACAAACAGGAGCTGACCATTTTGTTTTCAGATATCAGAGGATTTACAACCCTTTCAGAGACCATTAAACCTGAACAAGTTGTCGAAATGTTAAATTTCTATTTAGCTAGAATGACAGACGTCGTATTCAACAATCAAGGTACCTTGGACAAGTTTATAGGGGATGCTGTGATGGCATTTTGGGGGGCCCCGGTCGACGACAGCAAACATGCTCTCAATGCAGTCATCTCGGCCCTGAGCATGAAGTTCAAACTAAAAGAAATAAACAAACATTTCTTATCAAAGTATAATATGGAATTTAAAATTGGAATTGGTGTCAATACAGGAAATGTCATTGTCGGAAACATTGGTAGCAATAAAAGACTCGATTACACCGTTATCGGTGATAATGTAAATTTAGCCTCTCGACTAGAGGGTTTGACCAAGAATTATGGCATAGAGATTTTGATTGGTGAAGCGACATTTAGTTCGATTAAAGACTCCATATTTTGTCGGCCTATTGATTGGGTTTTGGTAAAAGGAAAAAAAGAAGCCACAAGCATTTATGAACCGATTGTATTAAAATCAAAGATGACCGAAAAAGATCAAGAATTATATGACACCTATTCCAAAGGTCTAGGTTTTTATAGAAGTGCCAAGTTTCATGAGGCCAAAATATGTTTTGAAGAGTTAATTCAAAAATTTCAAGATCCACCATCTAGGGTGATGCTAGATAGATGTTGCCATTTGATTGAAAATCCTCCGAGTCACTGGACTGGAGTGTATACGTTTTCTTCTAAATAA
- a CDS encoding SH3 domain-containing protein, with protein MKLVFGLFFIISIVVEVCFAKEVVFITVLKGKILKENNSQSEALEELARGDSMEIIKMEGAWYHVNYKGKTGWIAKLFTSKSPPLKNSDINNLKKIDSDKVGRVRLNYENKGAARGLTDATTKLSRNGYEDNQKLFEGIQSIENQNFSKDDILNFQNEGKLKQ; from the coding sequence ATGAAATTGGTTTTTGGATTGTTTTTTATTATAAGCATTGTTGTTGAAGTCTGTTTCGCGAAAGAAGTGGTTTTTATCACCGTTCTTAAAGGAAAAATTTTAAAAGAAAATAACTCGCAAAGCGAAGCTTTGGAAGAGCTGGCCAGAGGAGATTCCATGGAGATTATCAAAATGGAAGGTGCTTGGTATCACGTTAACTATAAGGGAAAAACGGGTTGGATTGCCAAACTTTTCACTTCTAAATCGCCGCCGTTAAAAAATTCAGATATTAACAATTTAAAAAAAATAGATTCAGATAAAGTGGGCAGAGTTCGTTTAAATTACGAAAATAAAGGCGCTGCCAGGGGTTTAACAGACGCAACAACTAAATTGAGTCGAAATGGGTATGAAGACAACCAAAAATTATTTGAAGGAATTCAGTCCATAGAAAACCAAAATTTCAGCAAAGATGATATTCTTAATTTTCAAAATGAGGGAAAATTAAAACAATGA
- a CDS encoding M48 family metalloprotease, with product MKKFTLLLILGFLSIVLMDCQSNTKNQSGSAAKRKTLSNPMEDKSLKNQIEQELQEEQLLGKLLLENFIKDYGNFNSDKPLNKYIQLSGNNISYQFGRSEIVFKFGILNTMEVNAYSLPGGYVLLTRGLLEKIKNESELAAVMGHEVAHINQKHIFKTVRKDRQIGFAETLTSILSMGKASLSSAMSQAIGESVQLLTKTGLNREQEFEADEYGVSFASQAGYDPRDYINLLNRLKTKSDTTNLKNTHPPFDMRVSKIEAMIKSNSISTELRWDKSSLDERFSLNFKNLTKME from the coding sequence ATGAAGAAATTCACATTACTTTTAATTCTTGGCTTTCTGTCGATAGTCTTAATGGATTGTCAGTCAAATACAAAAAATCAAAGCGGTTCAGCTGCTAAACGGAAAACCTTGTCCAACCCGATGGAGGACAAATCTTTAAAAAACCAAATAGAGCAGGAACTTCAAGAAGAGCAACTACTTGGGAAGCTCTTATTAGAAAATTTCATCAAAGACTATGGAAATTTTAATTCAGACAAACCCTTAAACAAATACATTCAATTGTCTGGAAATAATATCTCTTATCAGTTTGGTAGAAGTGAAATCGTTTTTAAGTTCGGGATTTTGAATACGATGGAAGTGAATGCCTATTCCTTACCCGGAGGGTACGTGCTCTTAACAAGGGGTCTGTTAGAAAAAATTAAAAATGAAAGTGAATTAGCTGCGGTTATGGGACATGAAGTCGCCCATATCAACCAAAAGCATATTTTTAAAACAGTTCGAAAAGACAGGCAAATTGGTTTTGCTGAAACATTGACTTCCATTTTGTCCATGGGAAAGGCGAGCCTGAGCAGCGCGATGTCTCAAGCCATTGGTGAAAGTGTTCAGCTGTTAACAAAAACGGGGTTAAACAGAGAACAAGAGTTTGAAGCGGACGAGTATGGTGTGTCGTTTGCCAGTCAAGCTGGATATGATCCACGTGATTACATTAATCTTTTAAATAGACTTAAAACTAAATCCGATACGACCAACTTAAAAAATACACACCCACCTTTTGACATGAGAGTCTCAAAAATTGAAGCGATGATAAAGTCAAATTCGATTTCGACTGAATTGAGATGGGATAAAAGCTCGCTTGATGAACGATTTTCTTTGAATTTCAAAAATTTAACTAAAATGGAATAG
- a CDS encoding hemolysin III family protein has translation MNNVPIFGFSDPISSWSHFFTALMALTGSYFLMVKGRGNSWRVLSLGVYAFSLIFLFSMSGVFHLLPREGLSRAVMQRLDHAGIWILIAGTFTPLHAILFRGKWRWLILLCIWTIAITGLVLEIVFFKDFPEWLALSFFLGMGWIGKLSDYKFRKSYPQHSPRLIIFGGLSYSIGAIIDFTRWPILWYQYIGPHEVFHFFVTLGAFCHWLFIYKWCDHPISDKFICDVKIYSENDFVLNALNDRLYLSAKSLNEIKEKALAQIQKRYHQKPTYEVFFRYFHEEKTSSDKF, from the coding sequence ATGAATAATGTTCCTATCTTTGGTTTTTCAGATCCAATTAGTAGTTGGTCTCATTTTTTTACCGCGCTGATGGCGCTCACAGGCAGTTATTTTCTAATGGTCAAAGGGAGAGGGAATTCTTGGCGAGTGTTATCCCTAGGGGTCTATGCTTTTTCCCTCATTTTTTTATTTTCAATGAGTGGAGTTTTTCACTTGTTACCAAGAGAAGGTCTCTCGAGAGCGGTTATGCAAAGGTTAGATCATGCGGGTATATGGATATTAATCGCTGGAACCTTCACGCCTTTGCATGCCATCTTATTTCGTGGAAAGTGGCGATGGCTTATTTTGTTGTGTATCTGGACGATTGCCATTACCGGTTTGGTTTTGGAAATAGTTTTCTTTAAAGATTTTCCAGAATGGCTAGCGCTTTCGTTTTTTTTAGGAATGGGTTGGATTGGAAAACTAAGTGATTATAAATTCAGAAAAAGTTATCCGCAGCATAGTCCTCGATTGATTATTTTTGGCGGATTAAGCTATTCCATTGGTGCCATCATTGATTTTACTCGTTGGCCCATATTGTGGTATCAATACATTGGACCCCATGAAGTGTTTCATTTCTTTGTAACCTTAGGGGCTTTTTGCCACTGGCTTTTTATCTATAAATGGTGTGACCATCCCATATCGGATAAATTTATATGCGATGTGAAAATATATTCTGAAAATGATTTTGTCTTAAATGCTTTAAATGATCGTTTGTATTTATCTGCAAAATCTTTAAATGAGATTAAGGAGAAAGCCTTAGCTCAAATCCAAAAACGTTATCATCAAAAACCAACCTACGAAGTATTTTTTAGATATTTTCATGAAGAAAAAACTTCTTCGGATAAATTTTAA
- the alaS gene encoding alanine--tRNA ligase, which yields MKSSDVRSSFVNYFKRQGHVHLPSSSLIPENDATLLFANAGMNQFKNLFLGLEKKDYRRAVTSQKCVRAGGKHNDLENVGFTARHHTFFEMLGNFSFGDYFKKEAIHFAWEYLTKDLGLDKNKLFVTVFQNDDEAADIWHHQEGVPKDRIFRFGEKDNFWRMGDTGPCGPCSEIFFDRGEEFGKIKDPFKSIESGEDRIIEIWNLVFMQFFEKSPGVMEPLPKPSVDTGAGLERVVSVVQGQWNNFDTDIFQPMIQSACRVSGMDYVTDVKILESHKDILEKTSALRVLADHCRSTGFLIADGALPSNEGRGYVLRRIIRRAIRYGRKLSDKSLLYPMVEALITSMSEAYPELAQRKIHILNTVKDEETRFLQTLDVGSEILENEIKNLKQHGKKKLSGDVLFKLYDTYGFPVDLSRLIAEEKGILSDEAEFEKLAIEAKSKARASWKGKSMDADQAHLIKLTSECLNKNKATVFVGYSQLNIESQIMIMSDGHHQVDKLMAGQSGFVVLDKTSFYAESGGQSGDKGFIAATGLGSGIAGLTSDFKTRVENTVKLNDIFMHSIEVLEGDLQVGAKVIAEVDKQSRNQTAANHSATHLLHAALRKVLGEQVTQAGSLVDDQKLRFDFTYNKPLTFAEIEKVENLVNSAISSSLEVGTHLMSYPQALEFGAMALFGEKYSEQVRVLKMGDFSCELCGGTHVKNTSEIRVFKIVSETGVSSGVRRVEALSGDMGVKYLFKSLNENQKSKQDASIHENWETFLSKSTFELPLWIEARKNEIKELDREIRKLKLNQVDVDQVVSSKFQTQGAVACVVAKVETDDREAIAEIVDRIKNKLQQGIVVVLGAGTVASQQQFPLVVGVSKDLISKIKAGDIVKKLCQKFGGNGGGRPDFAQGSVSSFNDLQLLKNLIAETY from the coding sequence ATGAAAAGCTCAGATGTCAGAAGTTCATTTGTAAATTATTTTAAAAGACAAGGACATGTCCATTTGCCAAGCTCATCATTAATTCCAGAGAATGATGCCACATTGCTTTTTGCCAATGCAGGAATGAATCAATTTAAGAATTTATTCTTAGGATTAGAAAAAAAGGATTATCGACGGGCGGTGACCTCTCAAAAATGTGTGAGGGCCGGAGGAAAACATAATGACCTGGAAAATGTTGGTTTTACAGCTCGCCATCATACTTTTTTTGAGATGTTGGGAAATTTTTCCTTTGGCGACTACTTCAAAAAAGAAGCCATTCATTTTGCGTGGGAATACCTAACAAAAGATTTAGGATTGGATAAAAATAAACTTTTTGTAACTGTTTTTCAAAATGACGATGAAGCTGCAGATATTTGGCATCATCAAGAGGGTGTTCCTAAGGACAGAATTTTTAGATTTGGCGAGAAAGATAATTTTTGGAGAATGGGCGATACCGGCCCCTGTGGGCCCTGCTCGGAAATATTTTTTGATCGTGGTGAAGAGTTTGGAAAAATAAAAGATCCTTTCAAATCCATCGAAAGTGGTGAAGACCGAATTATCGAAATTTGGAATTTAGTTTTCATGCAATTCTTTGAAAAGTCCCCAGGAGTGATGGAACCTCTACCGAAACCCTCTGTGGACACAGGAGCAGGATTAGAACGCGTTGTATCTGTCGTACAAGGACAGTGGAATAATTTTGATACCGATATTTTTCAACCGATGATTCAGTCTGCTTGTCGTGTCAGCGGGATGGACTATGTGACTGATGTTAAGATTCTTGAATCCCATAAAGATATTTTAGAAAAGACTTCGGCCCTCCGAGTTCTTGCAGATCATTGCCGTTCCACCGGGTTTCTGATTGCCGACGGAGCTTTGCCTTCAAACGAAGGACGAGGCTACGTTTTACGCAGGATCATTCGTCGGGCCATTCGTTATGGCAGAAAACTATCTGACAAATCATTACTCTATCCCATGGTGGAAGCTTTGATCACATCGATGTCAGAGGCTTACCCAGAATTAGCACAAAGAAAAATTCACATTTTGAATACGGTTAAAGATGAAGAAACCAGATTTTTACAAACATTGGATGTGGGTTCTGAAATTTTAGAAAACGAAATTAAAAATTTGAAACAACATGGGAAAAAGAAGCTTTCTGGGGACGTTCTTTTTAAACTCTATGATACCTATGGCTTTCCTGTTGATTTGAGTCGTCTTATTGCTGAAGAAAAAGGAATCCTTTCTGATGAAGCAGAATTTGAAAAGCTTGCTATCGAAGCGAAGTCCAAAGCCAGAGCCTCATGGAAAGGCAAGTCCATGGATGCAGATCAGGCTCATTTAATCAAATTGACTTCGGAGTGTTTAAATAAAAATAAAGCGACGGTGTTTGTTGGCTATTCTCAACTAAATATTGAATCGCAAATTATGATTATGTCTGATGGACATCATCAGGTGGATAAATTGATGGCAGGACAGAGTGGTTTTGTTGTTCTGGATAAAACCTCATTTTATGCCGAAAGTGGGGGGCAATCTGGTGACAAGGGTTTCATCGCAGCCACGGGATTAGGATCAGGCATAGCAGGTTTAACTTCTGACTTTAAAACGAGAGTGGAAAATACGGTAAAACTAAATGATATTTTTATGCACTCAATTGAAGTGTTAGAGGGTGATCTTCAAGTCGGAGCGAAAGTCATAGCTGAAGTAGATAAACAATCTAGAAATCAAACAGCCGCCAATCATTCAGCGACTCACTTACTACATGCAGCCCTTAGAAAGGTACTTGGAGAGCAAGTTACCCAAGCGGGCTCTTTAGTGGATGATCAAAAATTAAGATTTGATTTTACTTACAATAAACCACTGACTTTTGCAGAAATTGAAAAAGTTGAAAATCTCGTTAACTCTGCAATTTCATCCTCACTTGAAGTTGGCACTCATTTGATGAGTTACCCTCAAGCTTTGGAATTTGGCGCGATGGCCTTATTTGGTGAAAAATATAGCGAGCAGGTAAGAGTGCTCAAAATGGGAGATTTTTCCTGTGAACTATGCGGTGGGACTCATGTAAAAAACACTTCAGAAATCAGGGTTTTTAAAATTGTTTCTGAAACGGGTGTCAGCAGTGGGGTCCGAAGAGTCGAAGCCTTATCTGGAGATATGGGCGTCAAGTACCTATTTAAAAGCCTCAATGAAAATCAAAAATCTAAACAGGACGCATCTATTCATGAAAATTGGGAAACCTTTTTAAGTAAATCCACATTTGAATTACCTCTGTGGATTGAAGCAAGGAAAAATGAAATTAAAGAATTAGATCGTGAAATAAGGAAGCTTAAGTTAAATCAAGTAGATGTCGATCAGGTTGTATCTTCGAAGTTTCAAACCCAAGGCGCTGTTGCCTGTGTGGTTGCCAAAGTAGAAACAGATGACCGCGAGGCCATCGCTGAAATTGTCGATAGAATAAAAAACAAACTACAACAAGGAATCGTCGTGGTTCTAGGCGCTGGAACTGTTGCCTCACAACAACAGTTCCCTTTGGTTGTAGGTGTAAGTAAAGATTTAATTTCGAAAATAAAAGCCGGAGATATCGTCAAAAAGCTCTGTCAAAAATTCGGAGGCAATGGGGGCGGCCGACCTGATTTCGCTCAGGGTTCTGTTTCTAGCTTTAACGATTTACAATTACTTAAGAACCTTATCGCTGAAACCTATTAG
- a CDS encoding YkgJ family cysteine cluster protein, producing MNTKHHLPSQESIPKSFPTKNTLTKKPHKPFLAEGVQFECQGSGKCCTSHGEFGFVFLTLEDRRKIARNLKLTTSAFTKKYCTSKNGFWHLIEDPKNPDCMFLKKKRCQIYEARPTQCRTWPFWPELMNPKSWAKEVVAFCPGVGKGKTVGFDKIQSQMKEQKQSEEAMKSEALGL from the coding sequence ATGAATACTAAACATCATTTACCCTCTCAAGAATCTATTCCTAAATCTTTTCCTACGAAAAACACTTTAACCAAAAAACCTCACAAGCCGTTCCTTGCGGAAGGGGTCCAATTTGAGTGTCAAGGCTCCGGAAAATGTTGTACCTCCCATGGTGAGTTTGGGTTTGTTTTTCTCACGCTAGAGGACAGAAGAAAAATCGCCAGAAACCTTAAACTCACGACATCTGCCTTTACTAAAAAATATTGCACTTCTAAAAATGGTTTTTGGCACCTTATCGAAGATCCAAAAAATCCCGATTGTATGTTCCTGAAAAAGAAAAGATGTCAAATTTATGAAGCCCGTCCTACCCAATGCCGAACTTGGCCTTTTTGGCCAGAACTCATGAACCCTAAGTCATGGGCCAAGGAAGTCGTCGCCTTCTGTCCCGGTGTGGGTAAAGGAAAAACCGTTGGTTTCGATAAAATTCAATCCCAAATGAAAGAACAAAAACAATCCGAAGAAGCCATGAAATCCGAAGCTCTTGGATTATAG
- a CDS encoding acyl-CoA thioesterase, which produces MNYTLNYQIHFDECDPAGILFFANTWTICHRAYEAWLLSLKNDWSYWFHHPEWLTPIVSSNCVFHHPLVAGSTIQIQLTLLKMGTSSFTSFYQFMKNDQIFLECTLIHVFTDKITFKKMSIPNEIRNLFQPFVKTI; this is translated from the coding sequence ATGAATTATACATTAAATTACCAAATACATTTCGATGAGTGTGATCCTGCAGGCATCCTATTTTTTGCCAACACTTGGACTATCTGCCACCGTGCTTACGAGGCTTGGTTGTTAAGTTTAAAAAATGACTGGTCCTATTGGTTTCATCATCCAGAATGGCTCACCCCCATAGTTTCTTCAAACTGTGTTTTTCACCATCCCTTAGTCGCTGGATCAACGATCCAGATTCAATTAACTTTATTAAAAATGGGAACTAGCAGCTTCACCTCATTCTATCAATTTATGAAAAATGATCAGATATTTTTAGAGTGCACTTTGATTCATGTATTTACTGACAAAATTACTTTTAAAAAAATGTCTATCCCAAATGAAATAAGAAATCTATTTCAACCCTTTGTTAAAACTATATAG